In one window of Miscanthus floridulus cultivar M001 chromosome 12, ASM1932011v1, whole genome shotgun sequence DNA:
- the LOC136495708 gene encoding uncharacterized protein — translation MSSLSAFGSDGKGEPRDPLPSKAGSSISLASAVRVTSDTTTAIGTGIAANTDATTATSSTAELEGTIPGTEGLATVTRCRTGFQVSYMAVGAILIPGIPKPLTEGGASSGHKFGVSTGPTAAHSSGHSSDRLAHLAASAIGNGGASNTAKGSGDCIRFTTRSPMASTLAARFFNAGTSAHRVASCSPPADVAAGSRRTTEVAMTS, via the exons ATGTCTTCCCTTAGCGCCTTCGGCTCCGACGGCAAGGGCGAGCCACGTGACCCTCTACCTAGCAAGGCAGGAAGCTCGATCTCCCTTGCCTCTGCTGTGAGAGTCACCTCCGACACCACCACTGCCATCGGCACCGGGATCGCCGCTAACACCGATGCCACAACCGCCACCTCTTCGACAGCCGAGCTAGAGGGCACCATCCCAGGAACAGAAGGTCTTGCCACCGTGACACGCTGTAGAACGGGCTTCCAGGTCTCCTACATGGCAGTTGGGGCAATACTCATCCCCGGCATCCCCAAGCCACTAACGGAAG GCGGGGCCTCCTCCGGCCACAAGTTCGGCGTCAGCACCGGTCCCACCGCCGCACATTCGTCGGGCCACTCCTCGGACCGCCTGGCTCATCTAGCCGCGTCCGCCATAGGCAATGGTGGAGCTAGCAACACCGCCAAGGGGAGCGGTGACTGCATCCGCTTCACTACTCGCTCGCCAATGGCGTCCACGCTAGCCGCACGCTTCTTCAACGCAGGAACCTCCGCGCACCGTGTGGCCTCCTGCTCCCCACCAGCAGACGTTGCCGCGGGGTCGCGACGCACCACTGAGGTCGCGATGACCTCCTAA